The Desulfobaccales bacterium genome segment AGGTGGTAGATCTGCTCCACCTCCAGCATGATGGGGTTGACCACGTCGTGGCGGATGAGCTCCAGCCGGGGGTGATCGAGAAGATGCCGCAGATTGTCTTTGGAGCCGGTGAAATAGTTGTCCAGGCTCAGGACCTCGTGTCCCTGCCCCAAAAGAAACTCCACCAGATGGGAGCCGATGAAACCGGCGCCGCCGGTCACCAGGATAACGGCCATAATGGGCAAACCTTTCTCTCTGCGATCAAAATGGGGAGGAGCTTTCGTCGGTTGGCAACGGGCCGCACATGCGGCTTTATTGTATCCGCCCGGCGCCCGGGGGTAAATTGGTGATTGACAGAAACCTCGATTTTTCAGGATGATGGCGAAAATAACTTTCCCGGGGGCTTTCCCTGGGGGATTCCATTCAGGAGGGGGAGACATGGCAATAAGCCGCTTAGGCTTTCTGCTGCTGCCGCTGATGCTGGTGTGGGCCTGCGACCAGGCCAAGGTGAAGGAGCTGGAAAAGGACCTCCAGGCCTTAAAGACGGAAGTGGCGGGCCTCAAAGAAAAGCTCACCCAGGTGGAGGCGGGCCAGCAGAAGCTGGAGGCGGGCCTCAAGGAGCTGGCCCAGGCAAAGGAAGCCGCGCCCCCGGCCGTGATACCGGCCCCGGTGCCTTCAGTGGCTGCGCCCGCGCCAGGGGTGCTCACGGTGGAGCAACTCCTCAAGGACAAGGAGCGCTATCTCAACACCCGGGTGGTGGTCAGGGGCACCCCGGGACCGGTGCTGATGCATAAAAAAATTATTTATCTCACTTCTCCCGCCGGGCTGCTGGAGGTGAATTTCTCCCAGTTGCCGGACAAGAAGCAGATGGAGCGCCTCACCGCCCAGGCGCTGGAGACCCCCCTCACCGTCACCGGTACCCTGATCCAGGCCCCGGGGGTGGGCAAGGACACCTCCCGGCTGCAGATCATGGCGGAAGTGGTGGAGTTCTGAGCCGGGAGGATCGCAGGCGGTGCTGACCGAGCCCAAAGACCCCGGGGGCGGGCGTGGCACCACTGGGGAGACATCTGGGGAGATCTCCCTCTCCCGGAGCCTCGGCCGCCTGGATTTGGTGGTCATCGGGGTGGCCCAGATCATTGGGGCCGGTATCTTTGTCATTGCCGGGGTAGGGGTGCAGATCGCCGGCCCCGGGCTGCTGTTGGCCTTCCTGGTGGCCGGCGGCGCCTGCACCCTGGCGGCCCTGTGCTACGCCGAGTTGGCGGCCATGATGCCCCGGGCGGGGAGCGCCTATTCCTACGCCTTGGCCACCTTCGGGCCGCTCCCCGCCTGGATCCTGGGGTGGGATCTCCTTCTGGAGTATGGCATGGGGGCGGCCACCGTGGCTGCGGGCTGGTCCTTCTACCTCCAGGAGCTCCTGAAGGCTTACGGGCTGAGCCTGCCCGCCTGGGCCAGCGGCCCGCCTTTCACACAGCCGGGACGGATCGTGAATCTCCCTGCCGCCCTGGTGGTGAGCTTCTTCTCGGTGCTCCTGGTCTTCCGCACCCGTCTCAATGCCCTGGTGGCCCGCTGGATCGTGGCGGTCAAATTGGGGCTTATCCTCTTCATCCTGGCGGTGGGCGTGACCCGGGTAAGCCCGGGGAACTGGCTGCCTCTCCTTCCTCATGGGCCCGGGAGCATCCTCACCGCCGCCTCCCTGGTGTTTTTCGCCTATCTGGGCTTTGATGTGGTGAGCGTCACCGCCGAGGAGGCCAGGCGGCCGGAGCGGGACGTGCCCGTAGGGATCATCGGTTCCTTGGGGGTCTGCAGCCTCATCTATCTGGCCATGGCCCTGGTGCTTCTGGGGATGGTGCCGTATCAGGAAATCCACCCCGATGCCCCCTTTGCCGCCGCCTT includes the following:
- a CDS encoding amino acid permease, producing MLTEPKDPGGGRGTTGETSGEISLSRSLGRLDLVVIGVAQIIGAGIFVIAGVGVQIAGPGLLLAFLVAGGACTLAALCYAELAAMMPRAGSAYSYALATFGPLPAWILGWDLLLEYGMGAATVAAGWSFYLQELLKAYGLSLPAWASGPPFTQPGRIVNLPAALVVSFFSVLLVFRTRLNALVARWIVAVKLGLILFILAVGVTRVSPGNWLPLLPHGPGSILTAASLVFFAYLGFDVVSVTAEEARRPERDVPVGIIGSLGVCSLIYLAMALVLLGMVPYQEIHPDAPFAAAFRQAGLSWAADVVAVGALIGITSVFYMLLLAQPRILFAMARDGFLPGWLATIHPRHRTPHRLTLLCGAVVALAASLTPIERLAYLCNIGTLFAFFLVCLATLYLRLTRPDLPRPFRCPAGIPVAATGAVVCLGLMLSMPASSWGRLGLWLILGLCLYAVYGRRRARAMRPSR